The Deltaproteobacteria bacterium genome includes the window GCAACGGTTATTCCGATACCTATGACCTCTGCCTGAGCAAGGGTGATTTTTACTGGACCCAACACGAAACGGACCGCAGCAAATGGTATGACGATGCCACTTACGTTGACCGGAAGCTGCCCATCGACAAGGGCAGGATATATATCAGCGCGATTTACAGCAATCACCTCTACCAGGCCTATATTTGGGCCAAGGCATATCCTGAGATTGATTTTGTCGTCGGCGGACCGGTGGCTGCCGAGAGAACGATGGTCAAGGGGGAATGGAACCCGGTGTACGTAGCGGTTGACAAGAATGTCGTCCTTCCTGAAAACCTGACGATTACCGGAAAAAGTCTGGAGGACTGGTTCGGGGTACCGAATTTCAGCGGTAAATGGAAATTGGCCCTGCCGGACGATATCTCATCGAACAGTAGGATCTACTTTTCCTATACCCTGGACAACCGCTGCTATTGGAAAAAATGCATCTACTGCAACATTGCCCTGCACGCCGATGAGGTTTTCCGGGAACGAAAGCGCATCGACTGCGAATTCGCCGACGTCGACCACGCAGGCGTGAAGATCGTTCGTTTGAACACAGGCTCGATTACCCCCAAGTTTTTAAGAGAGGTGCTTCCTGTGCTTCCCAACCGTGACGACCTCGACTACCGCATGTTCATTCGGTCGGGAAGCGTGGAAACCCGTGCCCTGGAATATGCACTGAAACAGCTGGACGGCAACATCCCCAATTTGGTGTTGGGGTTCGGTATGGAGTTCCCCTCCAATCGGATGCTGAAGTATGCCGGCAAAGGCTTCACCACAGGCGAGCTGTTGGAATTTTTACACCTGTCCAAGGCGTATGGCCTGAGAATAAACGCCAACTTCATGCTGGGCTGGAACAACCTGGTCGAAGACGATCTGATCGAGTTGGAAGCCTTCATGGCGGCCATGCCGGAAGATGCCGTAACCACGGCCCAGATCCGGTGGCTGCTGGCCCATCCGTTTGCCCAGGTTCACGATACCTACGAGGGGGAGCCCATCTGGATGGGGCCGTTTTATGAAGGTTTCCGGGTGTCGGTCGACGATGGTCAGAAAGCCCTGAACCGTCAGGCCCTGGAGATCGTTAAAAAGTACAGCCGGGTAAAAAATTTCGAGGTGCAGGGTCTGGTTTCCATCCGGGAGTACATGCAATAATGCAAATTTCAAGGTCGAGGTAGATGCATCCCGTTCTGCGGGCAGCGGAGAATTACAATAAAAAGAAGACCCTGGCGTACAAGTTGAGGCCGATGTAGCTGAAAATAACGTTGCCACGCAGGTCGTTTTCCGGAAAAAGAAGATCGTCGTTTATTTGCGGTTGATTTCGAAGGCGGATCTGATTCCGATTATAATGTAGGTGTATTGTTCGACCTGTGTCAAACACTCCGCTCTTTTTTTTGAGCGACGTCGGCCAGGTGGCGTTTTTGGGCGGGGAGAATGGCCTTGCGCATCCGCAGCGATTTAGGGGTAACTTCCACCAGCTCGTCTTCACGAATGAAACTGATGGCCTGCTCCAGGGTAACCGGTCTGATGGGTGACAAAATGACGTTTTCATCCTTGCCCGCGGCGCGCATGTTGGTCAGTTTCTTTTCCTTGCAGGGATTCACGTTGATGTCCTGGCCGCGGTTGTGCTCTCCGATGATCATGCCCTCGTAGGTTGGGTTGCCGGGCTCCACAAAGAGCCTGCCGCGGGGTTCCAGATTGAACAGGGCATACGGCACGGCATGGCCCTGGCGGTCCGCAACGATGGAGCCGGTAAATCGGCTGGGGCATTCGCCCCTGTGGTCGCCGTAGCCGTCGAACAGTGCGTTCATGATGCCCGTACCGCGCGTGTCCGTCAGGAATTCGTCCCGGTAGCCGATCAGCGCCCTGGCCGGTACGGAAAATTCGATCAGCACGCGGCCGTTGCCGTTGTTGGTCAGGTTGGTCATCTTGCCCTTGCGCAGGGAAAGCTTTTCCGTCACGACGCCGAGGAACTGTTCTTCGCAGTCGACGAATAGTTTTTCCAAAGGTTCCAGCTTGCGTCCGTTTTCATATTTGAAAATGACTTCCGGGCGGCCCACACAAAATTCGTAACCTTCGCGCCGCATGGTTTCGATGAGGATGGCCAACTGAAATTCCCCCCGGCCCTTGACCAGGAGGCTGTCTCTGTCCCCGCCCGCTTCCACCTGGACGGCGACATTCAGAAGCGACTCCTTGTGCAGGCGTTTTCTAAGGCGACTGGACTGGACATATTTTCCCTCTCTACCGCCAAAGGGGGAGTTGTTGATGGTGAACTTCATGGACACCGTGGGTTCGTCCACACTGATCCGGGGGAGCGCTTCGGGTCGTTCACGGTTGCAAATGGTGTCTCCTATGGTGACATTTTCGATGCCTGCGAGCACGACGATATCGCCCGGCTGCACCTCC containing:
- the typA gene encoding translational GTPase TypA, with product MTPSRSTNNGLRNIAIIAHVDHGKTTLVDAMFRQSGMFRENQDLEERLMDTLDLERERGITIAAKNCSVFWNGVRINIIDTPGHADFGGEVERALSMADGAILLVDASEGPLPQTRFVLKKALEAGLKIIVVVNKIDRQDARPSEVLDEIYDLLIDLDAADEQIDFPLLYAVGRDGIAMRDPIEGGKNLHPLFDTIIEEIPGPTYDPGAPFQMRVSDLGYSDYVGRLAVGKVFNGKARSRDSLVCIGEKDLVTPLKVSKLQVYNGMSLVDIEEVQPGDIVVLAGIENVTIGDTICNRERPEALPRISVDEPTVSMKFTINNSPFGGREGKYVQSSRLRKRLHKESLLNVAVQVEAGGDRDSLLVKGRGEFQLAILIETMRREGYEFCVGRPEVIFKYENGRKLEPLEKLFVDCEEQFLGVVTEKLSLRKGKMTNLTNNGNGRVLIEFSVPARALIGYRDEFLTDTRGTGIMNALFDGYGDHRGECPSRFTGSIVADRQGHAVPYALFNLEPRGRLFVEPGNPTYEGMIIGEHNRGQDINVNPCKEKKLTNMRAAGKDENVILSPIRPVTLEQAISFIREDELVEVTPKSLRMRKAILPAQKRHLADVAQKKERSV